DNA sequence from the uncultured Ilyobacter sp. genome:
AGAATCGAACTCCTCTCTCCAGAGTGAAAATCTGGTGTCCTAACCGATGGACGAACGGGGCATGAGTGGTGGATCCAGCTGGAATCGAACCAGCGACCACTCGGTTATGAGCCGAGTGCTCTAACCAACTGAGCTATGGATCCATAAATGGCGTGCCTGAAGAGATTCGAACTCCTGACCCACGCCTTAGAAGGGCGTTGCTCTATCCAGCTGAGCTACAGGCACATGTTATGGTGCGTCACACAGGGATCGAACCTGTGACAACACGATTAAAAGTCGTGTGCTCTACCAACTGAGCTAGTGACGCATGGAGCGGGAAACGAGGGTCGAACTCGCGACATTCAGCTTGGAAGGCTGACGCTCTACCAACTGAGCTATTCCCGCATGTTTTGGTGGCGGGGGCAGGATTTGAACCTACGACCTTCGGGTTATGAGCCCGACGAGCTGCCAGACTGCTCTACCCCGCGCTATGAAATTTGAATGGTGCCTGGGGCGGGAATCGAACCCGCACGACCCTAGAGGTCACAGGATTTTAAGTCCTGTGCGTCTACCAGTTCCGCCACCCAGGCGTTTATTTTTGTCCCTTGAGGACAGGAATAATAATATCATAAATACAAAGTGTCGTCAACACTTTTTTTATTTTTCCAACAAAAATTTTTAAACTCACATACCTTGCAGTGATTTACTTCTATTTTCACGTATTCATTGAAATTAAAAAATCCAATGTTTTCAATGGTTTCATTCAAGAATGCCCTGTTTTTTTCATGAAGATCATCATCATATTTCACAGTTAAATTTTCCTCAGGATATTCCGTCTGATAATAGACCATCTCAATGTTTTTTATTTTTCGAATATTTTCAAATACATATTTATAGTTTTCTTTCAGAAGATAGAGATATATTTTTGTCTGAAGGGATTCCTCTATACTCTCCATAGAGAGTCTTTTTTTGTTTGTTTTAAAATCCACTATCTGCACCCTGCCGTTTGGCCTCAGTATTATAAGATCATACCTTGCCATCAGCCTCATTTTTCCATTTTTTTCTCTCAGGTCATATTCGGAAAAATATCTACAGTTTTCCTCTATAGGATATTTCTCCTTCAGTTTTTGAAAAAGTTCTTTCAGTTCTTTATCTTGAAGATACTCTCCCTCAATATCTATCCCCTTAAAATACCTCTCTGCAAGAAGATGGAATCGGCTTCCCTTTTGGAAACTATCCTTTAAGCTATCGTCATCTGATCCGTAAAGTCCATCAAAATACCTGTACCTGAATTTTAACGGGCATTGTATAAATGTACCTATAGAACTCTGAGTGTATAAAAAATTTTTATCATTTCTTACGTCTCTCATATCTTTTCTGCCCCTCTTCTATTAATCTGTTAATTTCTCTAAAATAAAATGTATCAGAGTCTCTGTTACAGCTTATAACAAGATACTCTTTTGCCCTGGTGATTCCCACATAGAGCAGTCTTATACTCTCTGATATTCTCTCACTTTTTCTTTTTAGGGTTATGTTTTTATACTCTTTATTTATAAATGTCTTTCTAAGCTCATCCTCTAGACAGTCCCCAGGATAAACATAAGGCTCCTTGAGATACTGCTGTCTCCCATAGTCGTTGTCTGAGAGATAGACGGGAAAACTGTCTGAGTTCACATTGAATAGCCACACCATGTCCCACTCCATTCCCTTGCTCTTATGATAGGTGGTGAGTGTTATGTTATATTTCTCTTTCGGCAACTCTTCTGTCTCTGATTCCACTGCCTTTGCTAAATAAGTGAATTCACTTCCCCTGCTTTTCTTCATCTCTAAAGAAAGGTCAAAGAGAGTCCACCTTGGATTTAACTTAAATATCCTCTTTAAATCCAAAGATATCTTTTCTATGAGAAGAAGCTGATCCGCCTCAAAGGAATAGATATCCCCTATAAATAGCAGGAGTTTTTCTAGAGAGTTTTGGGGAAACTCCAAAAGCAGTTTTAGTTTCTTTAGGTTTTTCTCAAAATGTACCCACCATGAGGCAGTAGTAAATTTTTCAGGTATCGCAAGTTCGTCCCTCTTGTAAAAAATATTTTCTAAGTTTATTCCTCTGAGGTAGGATATAAATTCCTGAAATTCCTTTTCCTCTATACCCTCCATGAGATGTCCCTGGATAATAGTTATAAGCTTCCTGTTGTCAAAGGGTTTTGATAGAAAGACCAGCAGATCCCCCATGAATTCTAAGGTTTCCAACAGATTCTCAGATATATCTGCTAGTACCTGAAATTTCACCTGCTTTTTTTTGAGGACTCTTCCAGCCTTTTCTATCTGAAAGTTCTTTGGAAAAAGCACCGCAGCCTTTTTATCGGGATACTTCTTTGAAAAGGCCTCTATAAAGCTTCCCATCCTCTCTAGCTCAGCATCCTCAGATTCCTCTATAAATGTTTTTATACCATAGGTATCCACTTTGGGATTGGCAGGTGAACTTCCCTTGTCCACCTCTTTTATCATCTGCTCTGCAAGGGCAGATCTGGCCTCTTTCAGAGGATGCTCTCTCCTCACGTAATCTACAAAAAAATTTGCCAAATCTATGATTTCACGGCTGCTTCTGCCTGCTGTGAACATCTCTGCCGCGGGATTTGCCCTTAAGAAGCTTTTGAAAAGTTTTGGAGAAGAGGATGTAAAAGTAGAGAGAATACTCTGGTTCAAATCCCCTACCTTTACTAGGTTTCCGTTACTTATAAGTTTTAATATCTTATTCTGGAGATAGTTGCTGTCCTGAGCCTCATCTTCAAATATATACTTAAACTTTTTTTTATAACTTTCACAGAGTTCTGCATCTTCGCTGAGTATTTTATGGCACAGATAAAGTAAGTCATCATAGTCTAAAAATCCCTCTCTTTTACATAGCTTGTCATATCGAAGATATACTTCTCCGGCTATCTTTAGAAGGCTTCCCTTTGCATATTTTTTAGTTTCACTGTAGAGTCTTTCAGGTGATATGCTTAAGTTTTTACACCTTGATATGAGCCTCAAAATTATTCTTATTAGTTCATCATTCCATTTTTTGTATGATTTTTCTGATTTTTCAGAAGTTTCTATAAAGTAATCTATCTCATTCTGATTATCTTTTTTATAGTCATTTATGACCATAGAGATAAGGTGGAACATATTTGAGCTGGTAATGGTCTTGTACTCATTAGAAAGACCTATTTTATAGAGATTATCCCTCAAAATTTCATTGGTAAGCTTATGGATTGTCATTACCTGAAACTTTTTTTTAAAGGCCTTGTCAGAACTCAATATTTCACTTATTCTGTTTTTAAAATTTATAACAGAGGAATTCATATATGTAAGTATTAATATTTCCTCTTCCTCTTTTAGCTCTTTTTCTATCAGTTTTGCCGCCAAATGGCTGAGTATGAAAGTCTTCCCTGCCCCAGGAACTGCAGGTATTCCAAGTCTTCCCTCTCTGTACTCTAATATTTTTTTCTGCTCTTCCCTGTAATCTATATTCATAAAGAACTCCCTTGTTTATCTAGATCATACTTGAATTATATTGAATATTTTCACGATTAGCAACTTTCAAAAATATTACTTGTTATTTTTTAAAAATTTAAATCTCAATAAAAAAACCGCAGTTTAAACTGCGGTTTTTTTATTATTTATTATCCTTATAATTTATATCCAAGACCTACATACCAATAATGCTGCCAAGCATCATCTTTAGCATTCCCGCTTGAAGTTCTAACTGTTGCCTCTGTATCATATGTCTTTACCCCTACTTCAAGAGACACTCTATTTTCCCATTCACGACCACATGATGCCCCAAACATAAATCCGGTAAGTTCCAATTCTCCTTCAGTTGTGGAAGAGTATCTAACAGTTTCTCCTCCATCAGCAAAACCTGCCTTTGCCTGAACAAAGTAACCTTCCTCATCCATATATTTCATTGTTCCGTATATTTCGTATGCCATGAAATCCAGATCATCTTCCCAATCAAAATTTGTAATTCCAAGGCCTGCTCCATAGTGAAACCTCTCCCCAGAGATACCTCTCAAATATTCAAATTCAGCACCGTAAGAAGTAGTTCCTTCTACGTCAGCGTCATCAAATTCTACAAAAGCTCTTCCCACATGACCCTTTACTAAAAAATCATTTGTAATTTCTGATCCATAAGCAATAGAGCTTCCAAAAATCAAAGCTCCAACCAGTAGTTTTTTCATATAACACTCCCCTTTTTTTAATATATTTAAATGTTCCATCTACATATATATTAAAGGACGAGTTTTTCCTTTTTTTGGTTTTAAATTTCTTTGAGTTTAATAAAAATTTTACATTTGATATGATTTCTGATAAATTTAGTATAGAAATATATTTAAAACCATTGCAAAGGAAAATAGTTAATTTTGTTGTATCTTTTATTTAATGAAACAAAATATATTTTAACAGGAGGCAAAAATCATATGAAAAAAATTATTACCATTATTTCATTGCTTTTTCTTATTTCATTATCTTCTTTTTCACAAGAAAAACCATTGGTTGTGGGGATGGAGCTAGCTTATCCTCCCTTTGAGATGACTGATGTAAAGGGCAATCCCACAGGAATAAGTGTTGACATGGCAAATGCCTTAGGTGAATACCTAGGAAGAGATATCGTTATCGAAAATATGAGCTACGGAGGACTTATCCCGGCCCTCAAAACTAAAAAAGTAGATATTATTCTTTCATCTATGACTATAACAGAAAAGAGAAAAAAATCCATAAATTTCTCTGATCCATATGCAAAGTCATTTCTTACTCTTCTTGTGAACAAAAGATCTCCAGTGAAAAGAGCTTCTGACCTAAATACCAGAGGAGTCAATATTGCTGTGAAAAACGGGACTACAGGCCATCTAGTCGCCACCCAGTTGTTTCCAAAGGCAAATATAATGGTCTTTGAAAAAGAATCTGTCTGTGTCCTTGAAGTAACACAGGGAAAGGCAGATGCCTTTATATACGATCCACTGACTGTATTTAAAAACTGGAAAAAAAATCCAGATACTACAAGACCTATATTTGATCAATTCCAAAAGGATATCGAATACTGGGGTATCGGATACAGACACGGAGAAGATTCTCTAGGAAGAGATATAAACGGATTTATAAAAGAGTTCAAGGAGAACGGCGGTTTTGACAGACTTGCTGAAAAATATCTAACTGAACAGAAAAAAGCATTTGATGAAAAGGGAGTTCCTTTCTTCTTTTAACTATTACTCTAAAACAATCTATTGCAGAAAGGATTTCTTATGGAAGACACTCTGAAAAAATGTAAAAAACACTGCAACAATAAAAATTTTGAAATAAACCTGAAAAATATTTTTTTTAGGAAAAACCGAGATATAGAAGCTTCTAAAACAGTTGAAATAATAAACATACTGATTATAGTTGCAATTATTTTTGCTATCTTTAATTATGCCTTCGGAAGGCTTGAATACAACTATATGTGGAAAGAAACCATTGTGGACTATAGGTACAAGTTTATAAAAGGATTTTCCATAACTATAGCAATTTCATTTTTTTCACTCTTCTGCAGCCTTGTCATCGGTACTATGATGGCAATTGGACAGAGAACGACCTTCCTTCCGGTATATTATTTCAGCAAATTTTACGTGGAATTTATAAGAGGAACCCCTCTAATCGTTCAGATATATCTTTTTTTCTATGTTGTAGGTACAGCCTTTAACATAACTGATCGTTATATCATGGGTATACTCATAATGGCCAGTTTTTCAGGGGCATATGTGGCAGAAATAATAAGATCAGGGATAGAGAGCATTGGTGCAAGTCAGCTTGAGACTGCCAAGGCTCTCGCCTTTACCCCTTTTCAGACTTATATATACATTATCCTTCCACAAGTGGTAAAGAGGATTACCCCTCCCCTAGCAGGTCAGTTCGCTTCCCTTATAAAGGATTCATCTCTGCTTTCTATCATCGCTGTAAATGAATTTACAAAAAATGTCCAGGAGGTAGATTCCCTAACCTATGCTCCTGTGGAAAATTATTTTATTTTAGCAGTGGGATATCTTTTGCTGACATACCCTAT
Encoded proteins:
- a CDS encoding transporter substrate-binding domain-containing protein, producing MKKIITIISLLFLISLSSFSQEKPLVVGMELAYPPFEMTDVKGNPTGISVDMANALGEYLGRDIVIENMSYGGLIPALKTKKVDIILSSMTITEKRKKSINFSDPYAKSFLTLLVNKRSPVKRASDLNTRGVNIAVKNGTTGHLVATQLFPKANIMVFEKESVCVLEVTQGKADAFIYDPLTVFKNWKKNPDTTRPIFDQFQKDIEYWGIGYRHGEDSLGRDINGFIKEFKENGGFDRLAEKYLTEQKKAFDEKGVPFFF
- a CDS encoding amino acid ABC transporter permease, whose product is MEDTLKKCKKHCNNKNFEINLKNIFFRKNRDIEASKTVEIINILIIVAIIFAIFNYAFGRLEYNYMWKETIVDYRYKFIKGFSITIAISFFSLFCSLVIGTMMAIGQRTTFLPVYYFSKFYVEFIRGTPLIVQIYLFFYVVGTAFNITDRYIMGILIMASFSGAYVAEIIRSGIESIGASQLETAKALAFTPFQTYIYIILPQVVKRITPPLAGQFASLIKDSSLLSIIAVNEFTKNVQEVDSLTYAPVENYFILAVGYLLLTYPISHYSKYLERKFSYES
- a CDS encoding ATP-dependent helicase gives rise to the protein MNIDYREEQKKILEYREGRLGIPAVPGAGKTFILSHLAAKLIEKELKEEEEILILTYMNSSVINFKNRISEILSSDKAFKKKFQVMTIHKLTNEILRDNLYKIGLSNEYKTITSSNMFHLISMVINDYKKDNQNEIDYFIETSEKSEKSYKKWNDELIRIILRLISRCKNLSISPERLYSETKKYAKGSLLKIAGEVYLRYDKLCKREGFLDYDDLLYLCHKILSEDAELCESYKKKFKYIFEDEAQDSNYLQNKILKLISNGNLVKVGDLNQSILSTFTSSSPKLFKSFLRANPAAEMFTAGRSSREIIDLANFFVDYVRREHPLKEARSALAEQMIKEVDKGSSPANPKVDTYGIKTFIEESEDAELERMGSFIEAFSKKYPDKKAAVLFPKNFQIEKAGRVLKKKQVKFQVLADISENLLETLEFMGDLLVFLSKPFDNRKLITIIQGHLMEGIEEKEFQEFISYLRGINLENIFYKRDELAIPEKFTTASWWVHFEKNLKKLKLLLEFPQNSLEKLLLFIGDIYSFEADQLLLIEKISLDLKRIFKLNPRWTLFDLSLEMKKSRGSEFTYLAKAVESETEELPKEKYNITLTTYHKSKGMEWDMVWLFNVNSDSFPVYLSDNDYGRQQYLKEPYVYPGDCLEDELRKTFINKEYKNITLKRKSERISESIRLLYVGITRAKEYLVISCNRDSDTFYFREINRLIEEGQKRYERRKK
- a CDS encoding PD-(D/E)XK nuclease family protein is translated as MRDVRNDKNFLYTQSSIGTFIQCPLKFRYRYFDGLYGSDDDSLKDSFQKGSRFHLLAERYFKGIDIEGEYLQDKELKELFQKLKEKYPIEENCRYFSEYDLREKNGKMRLMARYDLIILRPNGRVQIVDFKTNKKRLSMESIEESLQTKIYLYLLKENYKYVFENIRKIKNIEMVYYQTEYPEENLTVKYDDDLHEKNRAFLNETIENIGFFNFNEYVKIEVNHCKVCEFKNFCWKNKKSVDDTLYL